In a genomic window of Cyclopterus lumpus isolate fCycLum1 chromosome 13, fCycLum1.pri, whole genome shotgun sequence:
- the pid1 gene encoding PTB-containing, cubilin and LRP1-interacting protein: MWQPASERLQHFQTMLKTKLNVLTLRKEPLPTVIFHEPEAIELCSTTPLTKGRTHAGYKVAYLGKVAISGTQFLSGCTESAVVGLVEGRSLAHQQGTYPESNSLLEIRPFQVRLHHLDEHGEASVTMDTYQVARIAYCTADHSVRSNVFAWIYREINDDLSFQMDCHAVECESKLEAKKLAHSMMEAFRKTFHSMRSDGRIHKSGSSDDFAEDSSSPEDSTPDDG, translated from the exons CACTTTCAGACCATGCTGAAGACCAAGCTCAATGTGCTGACGCTGAGGAAGGAGCCGCTGCCCACGGTGATCTTTCACGAGCCTGAGGCCATCGAGCTCTGCTCCACCACTCCGCTCACAAAGGGCAGGACCCATGCTGGATACAAG GTGGCCTACCTGGGTAAAGTGGCGATCTCCGGGACCCAGTTTCTGTCGGGCTGCACAGAGTCGGCAGTGGTGGGTCTGGTGGAGGGTCGTTCCCTCGCCCACCAGCAGGGCACCTACCCCGAAAGCAACTCCCTGCTAGAGATCCGTCCCTTCCAGGTGCGTCTTCACCACCTGGATGAGCACGGCGAGGCCTCGGTAACCATGGACACCTACCAGGTGGCACGGATCGCTTACTGCACGGCCGACCACAGCGTCAGATCCAACGTATTTGCCTGGATCTACCGGGAGATCAACGACGATCTGTCCTTCCAGATGGACTGCCACGCTGTTGAGTGCGAGAGCAAGCTCGAGGCCAAGAAGCTGGCGCACTCCATGATGGAGGCTTTCCGCAAGACTTTCCACAGCATGCGCAGCGACGGACGCATCCACAAGAGTGGCTCGTCAGACGACTTTGCTGAGGACTCGTCCAGCCCTGAAGACTCGACCCCAGACGACGGTTGA